From [Clostridium] symbiosum, a single genomic window includes:
- a CDS encoding glycosyltransferase family 2 protein, with protein sequence MEFTTTVIIPNYNGLKFMDECIGALKAQTYRNFKILVVDNGSSDGSVEWLNEHRIETVFLSENMGFSGAVNIGIKASDTPYVLLLNNDTRVDEYFVAEMVRAVSCSRKVFSVSSRMIQMYHPELMDDAGDMYSLLGWAYQRGVGQDVKRYRKPCRVFSACAGAAIYRREVFEQIGYFDEMHFAYLEDIDVGYRAKIAGYDNIYCPQAVVYHVGSGTSGSKYNSFKVKLAARNNVYLNYKNMPCLQLLINAVPIAAGTFLKYLFFRKLGYEKDYLEGLKEGLKTAHTCRKVKYRPENLRHYLTIEMELIAGTFVYVYEFAVRRRKKKMAKVEVS encoded by the coding sequence ATGGAATTTACAACAACGGTTATTATTCCCAACTATAACGGGCTTAAGTTTATGGATGAGTGCATCGGTGCGCTGAAAGCCCAGACTTACAGGAATTTTAAAATTCTGGTTGTGGATAACGGGTCCTCCGACGGAAGTGTGGAGTGGCTTAACGAACATCGGATTGAAACGGTTTTCCTCAGTGAAAACATGGGATTTTCCGGTGCGGTCAACATCGGCATTAAAGCGTCGGATACACCTTACGTGCTTCTTCTGAATAACGATACCAGGGTGGATGAATATTTTGTCGCCGAGATGGTCAGGGCTGTTTCGTGTTCACGGAAGGTTTTTTCCGTCAGCAGCAGGATGATTCAGATGTACCATCCGGAGCTTATGGATGACGCCGGTGATATGTATTCTCTGCTCGGCTGGGCCTACCAGCGTGGAGTCGGCCAGGACGTAAAACGTTACCGGAAACCGTGCAGGGTATTTTCGGCCTGTGCCGGTGCGGCCATTTACCGCCGGGAAGTATTTGAACAGATTGGTTATTTTGATGAGATGCACTTTGCCTACCTGGAAGATATCGACGTGGGATACCGGGCAAAAATTGCCGGATATGACAACATATACTGTCCTCAGGCGGTTGTGTACCATGTGGGCAGCGGAACCAGCGGTTCCAAGTACAATTCTTTTAAAGTGAAGCTGGCGGCACGGAATAATGTTTATTTAAATTATAAGAATATGCCGTGTTTGCAGCTTTTGATTAATGCGGTTCCGATCGCAGCGGGGACGTTTCTCAAGTATCTGTTTTTTAGAAAACTGGGATATGAAAAGGATTATCTGGAAGGCCTGAAAGAAGGTCTTAAGACGGCACACACCTGCAGGAAGGTGAAATACAGGCCGGAAAACCTGAGGCACTATCTTACAATCGAGATGGAGCTGATTGCCGGCACGTTCGTCTATGTATATGAATTTGCCGTCAGAAGACGAAAGAAAAAAATGGCGAAAGTTGAGGTGTCTTAA
- a CDS encoding glycosyltransferase family 2 protein codes for MKKISILIPCYNEEENVGPISEEIVKTMERDLPGYDYELVFIDNDSSDNTRPVLRRLCSENCRIKAIFNAKNFGQFNSPYYGMLQVTGDCVISMVADFQDPVELIPQYVREWENGYKIVIGIKKGSKENPVMYWLRSCYYKLIKKLSDVEQIEHFTGSGLYDRDFIEILRGLDDPTPFLRGIVAELGYKRKEIPYVQPERRAGKTHNNFYKLYDAAMLSITSYTKVGLRLATIFGSVCAAISMVVALIYLIMKLWHWYDFPAGMAPVLIGMCFLGSVQIFFIGLVGEYILSINSRVMKRPLVVEEERLNFDEKSDMETGNAGMKRSDADSEKSSDAKPVEPDVKSDTDAAGNSR; via the coding sequence ATGAAAAAAATCAGTATTTTAATACCCTGTTATAACGAAGAGGAAAATGTCGGCCCTATCAGCGAAGAAATTGTAAAAACCATGGAACGTGATTTGCCGGGCTATGATTATGAGCTGGTATTTATCGACAATGACTCATCAGATAATACGAGGCCGGTTCTTCGGAGGCTCTGCAGTGAGAACTGCCGGATCAAGGCGATTTTCAATGCAAAGAACTTTGGGCAGTTTAATTCGCCCTACTATGGAATGCTTCAGGTGACGGGTGACTGTGTCATCAGCATGGTGGCGGATTTCCAGGATCCGGTGGAACTGATTCCCCAGTATGTCAGGGAATGGGAGAACGGCTATAAAATTGTAATCGGAATAAAAAAGGGCAGCAAAGAGAACCCGGTCATGTACTGGCTCAGAAGCTGCTACTATAAATTGATAAAGAAATTGTCCGATGTCGAGCAGATTGAGCATTTTACAGGCTCGGGGCTCTATGACAGGGACTTTATTGAGATCCTGCGGGGACTTGACGATCCCACGCCGTTTCTGCGGGGGATTGTGGCGGAACTGGGATATAAGAGGAAAGAAATTCCCTATGTCCAGCCGGAAAGAAGAGCCGGAAAGACACACAACAATTTTTACAAGTTATATGATGCCGCGATGCTGAGCATCACGTCCTATACAAAGGTAGGACTGCGGCTGGCAACTATTTTCGGCAGCGTCTGCGCTGCCATCAGTATGGTTGTGGCCCTCATCTATCTCATCATGAAATTATGGCACTGGTATGATTTTCCGGCCGGCATGGCCCCGGTTCTTATCGGTATGTGCTTTCTGGGATCTGTTCAGATCTTTTTCATCGGTCTGGTGGGAGAGTATATTCTGTCCATCAATTCAAGAGTGATGAAACGGCCGCTTGTCGTAGAAGAGGAACGGCTGAATTTTGATGAAAAAAGTGATATGGAAACCGGAAACGCAGGTATGAAACGTTCAGATGCGGATTCGGAAAAAAGTTCGGACGCGAAACCGGTGGAGCCGGATGTCAAATCAGACACGGATGCGGCCGGGAACAGCAGGTGA
- a CDS encoding ATP-binding protein, whose translation MVVLIAGASHTGKTFLAQRLLERYGYPYLSLDLLKMGLIRSGRTELTPEEDGELVTYLWPVVREIVKTAVENHQNLIVEGVYIPFSWKNDFTEDYLKEIRFFCLVMSRRYIENHFAEIAGFANVIERRLDDSYCSRDLLIRDNEYNREMCAKYGCDSVLIDDKYEVEIEL comes from the coding sequence ATGGTTGTTTTGATTGCGGGAGCATCGCATACGGGGAAGACGTTTTTGGCTCAGAGGTTGTTGGAGCGGTATGGTTATCCGTATTTGTCGCTTGATTTGCTGAAGATGGGACTGATCAGGAGCGGGAGGACTGAGCTGACGCCGGAGGAGGATGGGGAACTTGTGACGTATCTCTGGCCTGTTGTCAGGGAGATTGTTAAGACGGCGGTGGAGAATCATCAGAATTTGATTGTGGAAGGCGTGTATATTCCCTTTTCATGGAAAAATGATTTTACAGAGGATTATTTAAAGGAGATCCGATTTTTCTGTCTGGTAATGTCACGGAGATATATTGAGAATCATTTCGCTGAGATTGCCGGTTTTGCCAATGTGATTGAAAGAAGACTGGATGACTCTTACTGCAGCCGCGATTTATTAATCAGGGATAATGAATATAATAGGGAGATGTGTGCGAAGTATGGATGTGATTCTGTTTTAATCGATGATAAATATGAGGTGGAGATTGAGCTGTAG
- a CDS encoding glycosyltransferase family 2 protein, with the protein MKFNVDVVRIRENSIQLNGWAIGKTPDTKITYGVEDEAHNPLQYKYVPTRRDDVSQIYFGRGLDREFGFDIQFPYERGKDYYLVIRGESRRIRVKYNEDLIKKRSSVAHKRMQKIRDLMNMETVHVCLDFWKENGFKALLLKSRHKLQGIDNDYDYGEWYSLTRPSPEELERQRQERFDYMPKFSIIIPVFKTPERYLKEMLDSIQEQTYGNWEVCVADGSPRGESVERVLRRYAEKDRRFKYVILGENKGISGNTNAAIDMADGDFIVLADHDDVMTADALYECARTINENPECDVLYSDEDKMDMDGGALFDPHFKPDFNIDLLCSVNYICHLFVVSHELAAEVGGFRNEFDGAQDYDFIFRCTEKAARICHIPKVLYHWRCHQDSTASNPESKLYAFEAGARAIMAHYDRVGIEAEKVEKGVDYGIYHSVYRIKGSPLVSVIIPNKDHHMDLDTCIRGICERATYRNVEFVVVENNSTKKETFEYYDKIQKEFSNVRVVKWEREFNYAAINNFGVTFANGTYLLFLNNDTELIAPNFIEEMLGLCQRDEVGIVGAKLLYQDDTIQHAGVVVGFGGIAGHTFIGLHQAENSYFHRAMSTQDYSAVTAACMMSKKELFEEVGGFSEELAVAFNDIDYCMKVRRAGKLVVYNPYALLYHYESKSRGLEDTPEKVERFNREIKIFSEKWPEILRDGDPYYNPNLTLRKSNFALRDLKKEKIGEPYKLEI; encoded by the coding sequence ATGAAATTTAATGTGGATGTGGTAAGAATACGGGAAAATTCCATACAGCTTAACGGCTGGGCCATCGGAAAGACGCCGGATACGAAGATTACGTACGGAGTCGAGGACGAGGCCCATAATCCGCTTCAGTATAAGTATGTTCCAACCAGAAGGGATGACGTGAGCCAAATCTATTTTGGCAGGGGGCTGGACCGGGAATTCGGCTTTGACATTCAGTTTCCCTATGAGCGGGGGAAGGATTATTATCTGGTGATCCGCGGGGAGAGCAGGCGTATCAGGGTTAAGTACAATGAGGATTTAATTAAGAAGAGAAGCAGCGTGGCCCATAAGAGAATGCAGAAGATACGCGATCTGATGAACATGGAGACGGTTCATGTCTGCCTGGATTTCTGGAAAGAGAACGGGTTTAAGGCCCTTCTTCTGAAATCCCGCCATAAGCTTCAGGGGATTGACAACGACTATGATTACGGAGAGTGGTATTCCCTGACGAGGCCGTCTCCCGAAGAGCTGGAACGGCAGAGACAGGAACGCTTTGATTATATGCCGAAGTTTTCCATCATTATTCCTGTTTTCAAGACGCCGGAGCGGTATCTGAAGGAGATGCTGGATTCGATTCAGGAGCAGACTTATGGGAACTGGGAAGTCTGCGTCGCCGACGGAAGCCCGAGAGGCGAGAGCGTGGAACGCGTCCTGCGCCGCTATGCGGAAAAAGACAGACGTTTTAAATATGTGATCCTTGGAGAAAACAAAGGAATTTCCGGCAATACCAATGCGGCGATTGACATGGCCGACGGTGATTTCATTGTACTGGCCGATCACGATGATGTGATGACGGCGGATGCCCTGTATGAATGTGCAAGGACGATCAATGAGAATCCGGAATGCGATGTTCTTTATTCCGACGAGGATAAAATGGATATGGACGGCGGGGCTCTTTTTGATCCCCACTTCAAACCCGATTTTAATATTGATTTGCTGTGCAGCGTTAATTATATCTGCCATCTGTTTGTGGTAAGCCACGAACTGGCGGCCGAGGTCGGAGGATTCAGAAACGAATTCGACGGCGCCCAGGACTATGATTTTATATTCCGCTGTACGGAGAAGGCGGCCCGGATCTGCCATATCCCGAAGGTGCTGTACCACTGGCGCTGCCATCAGGACTCCACGGCCAGCAATCCGGAGAGCAAGCTTTATGCGTTCGAGGCCGGAGCCAGGGCAATCATGGCCCATTATGACAGAGTCGGCATAGAGGCGGAGAAGGTGGAAAAGGGAGTGGATTACGGGATTTACCACTCGGTTTACCGGATTAAAGGAAGCCCGCTTGTCTCCGTTATTATTCCAAACAAGGACCACCATATGGATCTGGACACCTGTATCCGCGGCATCTGTGAGCGCGCTACCTACAGGAATGTGGAATTCGTCGTAGTTGAGAATAACAGTACGAAAAAAGAAACATTTGAATACTATGATAAGATACAGAAGGAATTTTCCAATGTCCGTGTCGTAAAATGGGAGCGCGAGTTTAATTATGCGGCGATCAACAACTTCGGCGTGACATTTGCAAATGGAACGTATCTGCTGTTTTTAAATAACGACACCGAACTGATAGCCCCCAATTTTATCGAGGAAATGCTGGGACTCTGCCAGCGGGACGAGGTGGGCATTGTAGGAGCGAAGCTTCTGTATCAGGATGATACGATTCAGCATGCCGGTGTGGTAGTGGGATTCGGAGGAATCGCCGGCCATACGTTTATCGGCCTGCACCAGGCGGAGAACAGTTATTTCCACCGCGCGATGAGTACACAGGATTACAGTGCGGTGACAGCGGCCTGTATGATGAGCAAGAAGGAGCTGTTTGAGGAGGTCGGCGGTTTCTCGGAAGAGCTGGCCGTTGCTTTTAACGACATCGACTATTGCATGAAAGTGCGCAGGGCAGGTAAACTGGTGGTATATAACCCATATGCCCTGTTATATCATTACGAATCCAAGTCCAGGGGACTGGAGGACACTCCGGAGAAGGTAGAGCGCTTTAACAGGGAGATAAAGATATTCTCTGAAAAGTGGCCGGAGATATTACGGGACGGCGATCCATATTACAATCCGAACCTGACGCTCAGAAAATCGAATTTTGCCCTGAGGGATCTGAAGAAGGAAAAGATAGGGGAACCATACAAGCTGGAAATTTAA
- a CDS encoding NTP transferase domain-containing protein, with translation MRIVGMIPARLDSTRFPGKVLTLLGDRPLFWHVYHAAVSSGMFDAVYVASGHESIRKACGTYQIPCLTTGTGHQNPTSRICEAAGQVDADLYVMVGADEPLLTPEDIRLVTEKAVMAMTRPDTEERPFVVNAMTPISAAPEVFDCANIKIVCSGSGKGLYASRGPIPYPKGSLDYQYKKFVSIGVYTKEALNFFDSTRKGQLEEIEEFDLLRFMEHGKTVLFAEIPGPTLSVDTPKDLEKVRKQFAARENHSL, from the coding sequence ATGAGAATTGTTGGGATGATACCCGCAAGGCTTGACTCCACCCGCTTTCCGGGTAAAGTTCTTACCCTGTTAGGAGACAGGCCCCTGTTCTGGCATGTTTACCATGCGGCAGTTTCAAGCGGTATGTTCGACGCCGTCTATGTTGCATCCGGCCATGAGTCAATCCGTAAAGCCTGCGGAACATATCAGATTCCCTGCCTGACGACCGGTACCGGCCACCAGAATCCCACCTCGCGTATCTGTGAAGCCGCGGGACAGGTGGATGCCGATCTTTATGTTATGGTAGGAGCCGACGAGCCGCTGCTCACTCCGGAAGATATCAGACTTGTGACGGAAAAAGCAGTGATGGCCATGACAAGACCGGATACGGAGGAAAGGCCCTTTGTGGTAAATGCCATGACTCCCATTTCCGCAGCTCCTGAAGTATTTGACTGCGCCAACATAAAAATCGTATGCAGCGGCAGTGGAAAAGGCCTTTACGCCTCCCGCGGCCCCATCCCCTATCCGAAAGGCAGCCTCGATTATCAGTATAAGAAGTTCGTCAGTATCGGTGTTTACACCAAAGAGGCCCTGAACTTTTTTGATTCCACCCGTAAAGGCCAGCTGGAAGAGATAGAGGAATTCGATCTGCTGCGTTTCATGGAACATGGTAAAACCGTTTTATTTGCAGAAATCCCCGGTCCCACACTTTCGGTCGACACGCCAAAGGATTTGGAGAAAGTCAGGAAACAGTTCGCGGCCAGGGAGAACCATTCATTGTAG
- a CDS encoding LCP family protein: MNYEDDELERMRARREQRRAAEKRGSGHSTETRRSASDSGDAFRSGYSGPRGSRGSSVRGSKTSGSSGRGRREQKVNNRKRRPDKKKRIMIIAAEILILLVLVVGAAGWYIYERTFGSLQVIDFNEEEVQNLNLTQDQIEGMKGYLTIACFGVDSRNVGGKMNVGKGTNADVNMICNVNLETGEIKLVSVFRDTYLNVNDKNSYNKINYAYAQGGPEQAVKALNKNLGLNMTQYATFNWKAVADAINILGGIDITLSENEFSWINAYITETVEETGIYSTHLKKAGDVHLDGVQAVAYGRLRLGDTDYARTERQRIVLNKAFEKAKKADWVTLNCVIETVMPQVATNLTLTDLLPLARNITTYHMGDTYGFPAARGEMDIGKVGDCVVPQTLEYNVKELHKFLFNVSDYQVPSNVSQYSEHIASVSGMYNQGKLIGHVPIDQGVNARSYVKKKAQKQANKAAAEAAEKKAEEDATRESSTEETDETDESSTDESGTADSSESSTEESWGDWPDWPDWDDDDNEGYGPGSVGPGSGPGSSTRPSSSSKPGSDKTTEADPDGNATGPAATGPGNSTVTKPGETKENNSKPTAESSVSPNSNPTSGGNSPSGNNSPSGGNSPSGNNSMSGGNSSSGTNTVSNQSPGGNGPSGPGA, translated from the coding sequence ATGAATTATGAGGACGATGAGCTGGAGCGCATGAGGGCCCGCAGGGAGCAGAGACGTGCTGCCGAAAAACGTGGTTCCGGGCACAGCACGGAAACGAGGCGCAGTGCGTCGGACAGCGGTGACGCTTTCCGATCCGGATACAGCGGGCCCAGGGGAAGCAGAGGAAGCTCCGTACGCGGAAGTAAAACCTCGGGTTCTTCCGGACGCGGACGCAGAGAACAGAAAGTAAATAACAGAAAGAGAAGACCCGATAAGAAAAAACGCATCATGATCATTGCAGCGGAGATTCTGATTCTCCTCGTTCTGGTAGTGGGCGCTGCAGGATGGTACATATACGAAAGAACGTTTGGTTCCCTTCAGGTGATTGACTTTAATGAGGAGGAAGTACAGAACTTAAACCTTACCCAGGATCAAATTGAAGGAATGAAAGGTTATCTGACCATTGCCTGTTTTGGCGTGGATTCCAGGAATGTCGGCGGTAAGATGAACGTGGGAAAAGGCACTAACGCGGATGTTAATATGATCTGCAATGTCAATCTGGAAACAGGGGAGATAAAACTCGTTTCCGTATTCAGGGACACTTATCTGAATGTAAATGATAAAAACTCTTATAATAAGATTAACTACGCTTATGCACAGGGAGGACCGGAACAGGCGGTAAAGGCTCTGAATAAGAACCTGGGCCTCAATATGACCCAGTATGCCACATTTAACTGGAAAGCAGTGGCCGATGCCATCAATATTCTCGGAGGAATCGACATTACGCTCAGTGAGAATGAATTCTCCTGGATTAATGCATATATTACCGAGACGGTAGAAGAAACGGGAATTTACTCCACCCATCTGAAAAAAGCCGGCGACGTGCATTTGGATGGCGTTCAGGCCGTAGCTTACGGCCGCTTGCGTCTGGGAGATACGGATTATGCCCGTACAGAGCGTCAGCGTATCGTCCTTAACAAGGCATTCGAAAAAGCGAAGAAAGCGGACTGGGTTACTTTAAACTGTGTAATTGAGACAGTTATGCCCCAGGTGGCTACGAACCTCACTCTTACGGATCTGCTTCCTCTTGCCAGGAATATTACCACCTATCACATGGGTGATACCTATGGATTCCCGGCGGCCAGAGGGGAGATGGATATCGGAAAAGTCGGAGACTGCGTTGTACCGCAGACGCTTGAATATAACGTAAAGGAACTTCATAAATTTTTATTTAATGTGTCGGACTACCAGGTACCGTCCAATGTTAGCCAGTACAGCGAACACATTGCCAGTGTGTCAGGCATGTATAATCAGGGAAAACTGATTGGGCACGTGCCGATTGACCAGGGAGTGAATGCCCGTTCCTATGTCAAGAAAAAGGCACAGAAGCAGGCAAATAAGGCGGCTGCGGAAGCGGCGGAGAAGAAGGCGGAAGAAGATGCCACGAGGGAATCATCCACGGAAGAGACCGATGAGACCGACGAGTCTTCCACCGATGAGAGCGGAACGGCAGACAGCAGTGAGTCCAGCACGGAAGAAAGCTGGGGTGATTGGCCCGACTGGCCCGACTGGGATGACGATGACAATGAGGGCTATGGACCGGGCAGTGTAGGCCCGGGAAGCGGTCCAGGATCTTCCACAAGGCCATCAAGTTCTTCGAAGCCCGGCTCCGATAAGACGACGGAGGCGGATCCGGACGGCAATGCAACCGGACCGGCAGCGACGGGCCCGGGAAATTCAACGGTAACCAAACCGGGAGAGACAAAAGAGAACAACAGTAAGCCGACGGCAGAGAGTTCTGTTTCACCGAACAGCAATCCGACATCGGGCGGCAATTCTCCTTCGGGGAACAATTCCCCGTCGGGCGGCAATTCTCCTTCAGGAAATAATTCCATGTCAGGCGGTAACTCTTCCTCAGGGACGAATACGGTTTCCAACCAGTCGCCCGGCGGAAACGGTCCGTCAGGACCGGGAGCCTGA
- a CDS encoding thiamine pyrophosphate-binding protein — translation MQKKVSNYIAEKLLDAGITDAFLITGGGAMHLDDALGHQEGLHCMYNHHEQACAMAAESYARIHNKIAAVCVTTGPGGINAMTGVAGGYMDSIPMFVISGQVRYDTTARSTGLHLRAMGDQEYDITKSVANMTKYCEMVIDPMRIRFCMEKALYLAYSGRPGPVWLDIPLNVQAAVIETDDLIGFDADDYKAGGTGWSAPSASEIPEDTKGKGEYREVLPAPVSRDTAKAVIEKIRSSKRPVINAGNGIRIGAAHDVFMRVVEKLGIPVATGADSIDCIYDEHPLYVGKGGNVGDRAGNFAIQNSDLLLSLGSRLSFRQVGYRFDTWARAAYVIVNDIDAEELKKPTFHVDMPVHADVKDLLTVMEEVLDAEGTPEGAAPITEEYKTAQEEWVKTCQGWKRDYPVVLKRHLEDGTETEANVYAFARLMSERLNEGQIVVVGNGSANVVCGHGNIMKKGQRFISNSGIASMGYGLPAAIGACVADHDQDIVLVTGDGSIQMNLQELQTVIGNYLPIKIFIINNGGYHSIRQTQKNFFGEPLVGIGVDSGDLTFPSMEKLAWAYGFPYVAIHNNAEIGDKVEETLALDGPVICEVFVTMEQNFEPKSAAKKLPDGTLVSPPLEDLSPFLPDEEMDKIMMIPRIRN, via the coding sequence ATGCAAAAGAAAGTTTCCAACTATATTGCGGAAAAACTTTTAGACGCAGGAATTACCGATGCTTTTCTGATTACAGGCGGAGGTGCGATGCACCTGGATGATGCCCTGGGGCATCAGGAAGGTCTTCACTGCATGTACAATCACCATGAGCAGGCCTGTGCCATGGCGGCGGAGAGTTATGCGAGGATTCATAATAAGATCGCTGCTGTCTGCGTAACTACCGGGCCGGGGGGGATTAACGCCATGACGGGAGTGGCAGGCGGTTATATGGATTCCATTCCGATGTTTGTGATTTCCGGGCAGGTCCGTTACGATACGACGGCCAGGAGCACCGGCCTTCATCTGAGGGCCATGGGAGATCAGGAATATGACATTACGAAGTCCGTGGCGAATATGACGAAATACTGCGAGATGGTCATCGATCCGATGAGAATCCGTTTCTGTATGGAGAAGGCGCTGTATCTGGCATACAGCGGCCGTCCGGGTCCCGTATGGCTCGATATTCCGTTGAATGTGCAGGCTGCTGTGATTGAGACGGACGATCTGATCGGCTTTGACGCGGATGATTATAAGGCGGGCGGAACCGGCTGGAGCGCGCCGTCGGCTTCTGAGATACCCGAGGACACAAAGGGGAAGGGAGAGTACCGGGAAGTCCTTCCCGCGCCGGTGAGCCGTGATACGGCAAAGGCGGTTATTGAGAAGATACGTTCTTCCAAACGCCCGGTTATCAATGCGGGCAATGGAATCCGCATTGGAGCCGCCCATGATGTATTTATGCGCGTTGTGGAAAAACTGGGAATTCCGGTTGCCACGGGAGCGGACAGTATCGACTGCATCTATGATGAACATCCGCTGTATGTGGGAAAAGGCGGCAATGTGGGCGATCGGGCCGGTAATTTTGCAATCCAGAACAGCGATTTGCTGCTTTCCCTGGGAAGCCGTTTGAGCTTCCGCCAGGTTGGATACCGTTTCGATACCTGGGCAAGAGCCGCCTATGTGATTGTTAACGACATCGATGCCGAAGAGCTGAAAAAACCGACGTTCCATGTGGATATGCCGGTTCATGCCGATGTAAAAGATCTCCTCACCGTGATGGAAGAGGTGCTTGACGCGGAGGGAACGCCGGAGGGCGCCGCACCAATCACAGAAGAATATAAAACGGCGCAGGAAGAGTGGGTGAAGACCTGCCAGGGCTGGAAACGCGATTATCCGGTCGTTTTGAAACGCCATCTTGAGGACGGTACGGAGACGGAGGCCAATGTATATGCCTTTGCACGCCTGATGAGCGAACGGCTGAACGAGGGACAGATTGTCGTAGTAGGCAACGGCTCTGCCAATGTGGTCTGCGGACACGGCAATATTATGAAAAAAGGGCAGCGGTTTATTTCCAACTCCGGAATTGCCTCTATGGGGTATGGCCTTCCGGCGGCGATTGGAGCCTGCGTTGCGGACCATGACCAGGATATTGTTCTTGTAACCGGGGACGGAAGCATCCAGATGAATCTGCAGGAGCTTCAGACCGTGATAGGGAACTATCTGCCGATTAAGATTTTTATTATCAATAACGGCGGTTACCATTCCATCCGCCAGACCCAGAAGAATTTCTTCGGGGAGCCTCTGGTCGGCATCGGCGTGGACAGCGGGGATTTGACGTTCCCGAGCATGGAAAAACTGGCCTGGGCCTACGGTTTCCCGTATGTTGCAATCCACAATAACGCGGAAATCGGCGATAAGGTGGAAGAAACCCTGGCTTTGGACGGACCGGTTATCTGCGAAGTGTTTGTAACGATGGAACAGAACTTTGAGCCGAAGTCGGCGGCGAAAAAACTTCCGGACGGAACGCTCGTGTCACCGCCGCTCGAGGATTTATCCCCATTTCTTCCCGATGAGGAGATGGATAAGATTATGATGATACCGAGAATCAGAAACTGA
- a CDS encoding NAD(P)-dependent oxidoreductase codes for MNIVVTGATSFVGTGAVKELLRRGHHVFAVLREHSAKADLLLENHKIPENLTIIEEDLGNLGNLVNRIEEPCSVFLHMGWRGAGSNSRKDAGVQEESVKDSLNAVRTAAALGCNRFLFTGSQAEYGIHDTLMDENISCHPGSPYGEAKLRVRHEAEKLCRELSLDYGHACIFSTYGPGDHPWSLISTCIGTFLEGGHMELSDCTQKWNFLYIEDAGRALAALVEYGGRLLDHGCVYNLGGPMEETGPLRNFVEQIYELCGRRGSFEYGLRAPNAEGVVNLIPDIGKMERVAGWRPEIRFEQGIRNILRKL; via the coding sequence ATGAATATAGTAGTGACCGGGGCGACCAGCTTTGTCGGGACCGGGGCGGTAAAAGAGCTTCTCCGGAGAGGCCATCATGTGTTTGCCGTTCTCAGGGAACACTCGGCAAAGGCGGATTTGCTCCTTGAAAATCATAAAATCCCTGAAAATCTTACAATTATTGAAGAAGATTTGGGAAATCTGGGTAACCTTGTTAATAGGATTGAAGAGCCGTGCAGCGTATTCCTTCATATGGGATGGCGCGGCGCCGGCAGCAATTCCAGGAAAGATGCGGGGGTACAGGAGGAAAGTGTGAAGGATTCCTTAAATGCCGTGAGGACGGCGGCGGCTCTTGGCTGCAACCGTTTTCTTTTTACCGGCTCCCAGGCGGAATACGGAATCCATGACACGCTGATGGATGAGAATATTTCCTGCCATCCCGGTTCTCCCTACGGGGAAGCGAAATTAAGGGTCCGCCATGAAGCGGAAAAGCTTTGCAGGGAACTGTCGCTGGATTACGGACATGCCTGTATCTTCAGCACCTACGGACCGGGGGATCATCCGTGGTCCCTCATTTCCACCTGTATCGGCACATTCTTAGAGGGCGGTCATATGGAACTGTCGGACTGCACGCAGAAGTGGAACTTCCTTTATATTGAGGATGCCGGACGTGCGCTTGCGGCGCTTGTGGAGTATGGGGGCAGGCTTCTGGATCATGGCTGTGTCTATAATCTGGGGGGGCCGATGGAAGAAACGGGGCCGCTCCGTAATTTTGTGGAGCAGATTTATGAACTCTGCGGCCGTCGTGGAAGCTTCGAATACGGCCTCCGGGCGCCCAATGCCGAGGGCGTTGTGAACCTGATTCCCGATATCGGGAAGATGGAACGTGTGGCCGGATGGCGTCCGGAAATAAGATTTGAGCAAGGAATCCGTAATATTTTAAGAAAATTGTAG